AACATCTGCGTTATTTGCCCGTTCTATTTGCGCATTCTGAACCTGCCGGATAGCGCTCTTCCTCCAGTGCTTCAGAGCATTAGATATCAAGTTTACGGCTGCTGAGCCGTTTCACGATTTCAGGATCGTTGTGCGAAAAGAACAAACTCTGTTTCGTATCTATCATAGCAACCTTCGCCATGTCTTCTTGGCTTAATTCAAAGTCAGAGATATTGAAGTTTTCGATGATCCGATCTTTACGAACAGACTTTGGAATCGCAACGACTCCTCGTTGTGTCAACCAACGCAAAATCACCTGAGCAACTGACTTGTTGTACTTCTGAGCGATGGATACTAGAACCTCGTTCTGGAAGATGTTGTTTCGCCCTTCTGCAAAAGGCCCCCAGGACTCAATCTGCACGTTATTGTCTTTCATGATTTCGGCACTTTCGATTTGCTGGCAGAATGGGTGCGTTTCAACCTGGTTTACAGCGGGAGTCACTTCATTGTGTATGATCAAATCGATCAGACGATCCATTTGGAAGTTACTCACGCCAATGGCTCTGATTTTTCCCTCACGATACAATTCCTCCATTGCACGCCAGGAACCATACACATCACCAAATGGCTGATGGATCAAATACAAATCCAAGTAATCCAATTGCAGCTGTTCCAGTGACTTTGCGAATGCCTTCTTTGTACGCTCATAGCCCGTGTCCTGGACCCAGAGTTTTGTCGTGACAAACATTTCCTCTCTGGACACGCCACTGCGTTTTAGTGCTCTGCCAACCGCTTCTTCATTTAGATAAGAAGCAGCGGTATCAATCAGACGATAGCCTGCCATAAGTGCATCATATACGCTTTGTTCGCATTCATTTGCATCCGTCATCTGATAAACACCAAAGCCGAGTATTGGCATTTCAACGCCATTGTTCAAAGTTACTTTTTGCATATAAAACCCTCCGATTTTTCATTTTCTGTGTGGCAGCAAGCTCTGTTCGATTTGATGGTTTATGTGCTTCCATCCAAGTTCTTAAAACACTTCCCCAGCAGAGCGGTCAACCGTCACCTCTCCGTCGAATGCTTTGGCATCATACGAGCAAGCCCGAAGGAGATCGCAGCTACACATACTGCGATTGCGACCGAAGTAGCCCCTATCCAACTAATTGCTAGTACCGACCCGCCTACGGCGATTCCCCCGATGGCAGCTCCTGCAGCAAATCCGAGCTGCACGAAGGAACTGTTCAGACTAAGCACGATGCCGGAAGCTTCCGGAGCAAGTGAGAGCAAGTTGAAGTTCTGGGTCGGTGCGAACGTCCAAGCAGCGATGGCCCAAAGCATGAGCAACGGGATAGCCACGACGGTCGTTCGGGCGACTAGTGACAGGAGCGCCAGTACCAAGGCGTGTACCACCATGTCACCGACGAGCGTGCGGGCGGTGCCGATACGATCCGACAGAAATCCGCCAAGCTTGGAGCCGATCAGGCTTGCAGTGCCGAGAGCGAAGAGAATGAAGCTTACGTTCCGTTCACCCACCGACATGACGGAGGTTAGGAAGGGCGGGATATACGTATTCATCACCGAATAGC
This is a stretch of genomic DNA from Alicyclobacillus dauci. It encodes these proteins:
- a CDS encoding aldo/keto reductase is translated as MQKVTLNNGVEMPILGFGVYQMTDANECEQSVYDALMAGYRLIDTAASYLNEEAVGRALKRSGVSREEMFVTTKLWVQDTGYERTKKAFAKSLEQLQLDYLDLYLIHQPFGDVYGSWRAMEELYREGKIRAIGVSNFQMDRLIDLIIHNEVTPAVNQVETHPFCQQIESAEIMKDNNVQIESWGPFAEGRNNIFQNEVLVSIAQKYNKSVAQVILRWLTQRGVVAIPKSVRKDRIIENFNISDFELSQEDMAKVAMIDTKQSLFFSHNDPEIVKRLSSRKLDI